One window from the genome of Streptomyces sp. NBC_01476 encodes:
- a CDS encoding DUF2397 family protein, translating into MTQEEQDFAGAEVVSDARRVVGYLVRPESDEYIAIMDVLEGSVTDLTAAEVTAALSAAGVRLDTRVVETRLNALHALGAVSPRSDHSNARRYVEILARNWRYTASPAGRHVQRFYRQVLAGTATVREIPIASLNRIVTHLESLAASLGEREPVIGGLDRACVDAVGAVFTSHDDLDAALVGAEDALMALADRFDLDEERTGDLKGLLVDYA; encoded by the coding sequence GTGACGCAAGAAGAGCAGGATTTCGCCGGAGCTGAGGTGGTGTCTGATGCGCGGCGGGTTGTGGGATATCTGGTGCGTCCCGAGTCCGACGAGTACATCGCGATCATGGATGTGCTTGAAGGATCGGTGACCGACCTGACGGCAGCTGAGGTGACGGCAGCGCTGTCGGCTGCGGGAGTTCGCCTGGATACGCGTGTGGTGGAGACGCGCCTGAACGCGCTCCACGCTCTGGGCGCGGTCTCGCCGCGTTCGGATCACAGCAACGCGCGCCGGTATGTGGAGATCCTGGCGCGGAACTGGCGCTACACCGCCAGCCCCGCAGGCCGACACGTCCAGCGCTTCTACCGGCAGGTCCTGGCCGGGACGGCGACGGTGCGGGAGATCCCGATCGCGTCGCTGAACCGGATCGTCACCCACCTGGAATCCCTCGCCGCCTCACTGGGGGAGAGGGAGCCTGTCATCGGCGGCCTGGACCGTGCGTGCGTGGATGCGGTGGGTGCGGTGTTCACCAGCCATGACGACCTGGATGCTGCCCTGGTCGGTGCTGAGGATGCGCTGATGGCGCTGGCCGACCGGTTCGACCTGGACGAGGAACGCACCGGGGACCTCAAGGGTTTGTTGGTCGACTATGCCA
- a CDS encoding IS3 family transposase, with amino-acid sequence MTALLDEHAHLGVEPVLRELHIPSSTYYRWRQAEKEPCERRRQDTELTGRIRQVHEESGGVYGSPRVHAVLKRGGVHVGRKRVERLMREAGLVGISPRRGKGFTRRDPDADLAPDLVQRDFTAPAPNRLWVTDLTMISTGEGPLWLSAIRDVFSRRVVAWETSARADADLVLSSLEYALASREVAPGELVHHADHGCQYTSIKLTTRLVRAGIRASMGSVGDSFDNALAENLWMIIKTECIRGRVFATRAEANLALFEYIDGFYNPRRIQKRLGYLSPIEFEEKRYADQAAAEPVNLKPRQPALTS; translated from the coding sequence GTGACCGCGCTCCTCGATGAGCACGCGCACCTGGGGGTCGAGCCCGTACTCCGGGAACTGCACATCCCCTCGTCCACCTATTACCGCTGGCGCCAGGCAGAAAAGGAGCCGTGTGAACGGCGCCGTCAGGACACGGAGCTGACCGGCCGGATCCGGCAGGTCCATGAGGAATCCGGCGGGGTCTACGGCTCGCCCCGTGTCCATGCCGTCTTGAAGCGCGGTGGAGTGCACGTCGGCCGCAAACGGGTCGAGCGCCTCATGCGCGAGGCCGGTCTCGTCGGCATCAGCCCCCGCCGCGGCAAGGGGTTCACCCGCCGCGATCCGGACGCCGATCTCGCCCCTGACCTCGTGCAACGCGACTTCACCGCGCCCGCGCCGAACCGGTTGTGGGTCACCGACCTCACCATGATCTCCACCGGGGAGGGGCCTTTGTGGCTGTCGGCGATCCGCGACGTGTTCTCCCGCCGCGTCGTGGCATGGGAGACCTCCGCCCGCGCGGACGCGGACCTGGTCCTGTCCTCGTTGGAGTATGCCCTGGCCAGCCGTGAGGTCGCCCCGGGCGAACTGGTCCACCATGCCGATCACGGCTGTCAATATACGAGTATCAAGCTGACGACGCGGCTGGTCAGAGCGGGTATCCGGGCGTCCATGGGCTCCGTCGGGGACTCCTTCGACAACGCCCTGGCGGAGAACCTGTGGATGATCATTAAGACCGAGTGCATCCGCGGCCGCGTCTTCGCGACCAGGGCCGAAGCCAATCTGGCGCTCTTCGAGTACATCGACGGCTTCTACAACCCCCGACGCATCCAAAAACGCCTCGGCTACCTCAGCCCGATCGAGTTCGAGGAGAAGCGCTACGCCGACCAGGCAGCGGCCGAACCGGTGAACCTGAAACCACGTCAACCCGCCCTGACCAGCTAG
- a CDS encoding site-specific integrase has protein sequence MAALRLGEQFDTATGLPVTELRARNRITWFEHAVEHVRRKWPRASAKHRAGIAEALATVTIPLIASSTLRQAPAGLRAALYGWAFRMTRGGDGVWVPRRDAEEPPGDVACCLDWIASHSMPLADVARQENLHRALEALARKLDGSEAAENTVRRRRMIFNNALVYAVACDRLEANPLPKADWQLPLVDIEVDFRYVPGPLLARGLISAVGAQGVRGAHLEAFFGCLYYAAVRPAEAAALTHRDCLLPSTREGPHAWGELVLARSHPEAGSGWTDDGHPHDTRGLKRRARNATRTVPIPPHLVRLLRTHIECYGTAPDGRLFRAVRGGRVSSNEYSRTWRVARQHALPPDDVGTPFAQVPYGLRHAGISLWITAGVPPAEVARRAGHSLTVLYRIYAKPLRGHQHHANQLIAAALRDIQE, from the coding sequence ATGGCGGCGCTACGGCTGGGCGAGCAATTCGACACAGCCACGGGGCTGCCGGTCACAGAACTGCGCGCGAGAAACAGGATCACCTGGTTCGAACACGCTGTAGAGCATGTACGGAGGAAGTGGCCGCGCGCCTCGGCCAAGCACCGGGCGGGCATCGCCGAGGCCCTTGCCACCGTGACGATCCCCCTCATCGCGTCATCCACACTGCGTCAGGCCCCGGCGGGCCTGCGCGCGGCGCTGTACGGGTGGGCGTTCCGCATGACTCGGGGCGGAGACGGGGTGTGGGTGCCGCGCAGGGATGCGGAGGAGCCCCCTGGGGACGTGGCGTGCTGCCTGGACTGGATCGCGAGCCACTCGATGCCGCTGGCAGACGTTGCCAGGCAGGAGAACCTGCACCGAGCCCTGGAGGCGCTCGCGCGGAAGCTCGACGGAAGCGAGGCCGCGGAGAACACCGTCCGGCGCAGGAGGATGATTTTCAACAACGCGCTGGTCTACGCGGTCGCTTGCGACCGGCTCGAGGCCAACCCGCTGCCGAAGGCAGACTGGCAACTGCCGTTGGTCGACATTGAGGTCGACTTCCGCTACGTGCCCGGCCCGCTTCTGGCCCGGGGCCTGATCAGTGCCGTAGGGGCGCAAGGGGTGCGTGGCGCGCACCTGGAGGCGTTCTTCGGCTGTCTCTACTACGCTGCCGTGCGGCCGGCCGAAGCCGCTGCGCTCACCCACCGGGACTGCCTGCTGCCCAGTACGCGCGAAGGTCCGCATGCCTGGGGCGAACTCGTCCTGGCCCGCAGCCATCCCGAAGCAGGCTCCGGCTGGACCGACGACGGTCACCCCCACGACACTCGGGGACTCAAACGACGTGCCCGCAACGCCACCCGCACCGTCCCCATCCCGCCTCATCTCGTCCGCCTGCTGCGCACCCACATCGAGTGCTACGGCACTGCACCGGACGGTCGGCTCTTCCGCGCGGTACGAGGCGGTCGCGTGAGTTCCAACGAGTACAGCCGCACCTGGCGTGTCGCCCGCCAACACGCCCTCCCTCCCGACGACGTGGGGACCCCGTTCGCCCAGGTCCCTTACGGCCTGCGCCACGCAGGAATCTCTTTGTGGATCACCGCCGGGGTTCCCCCGGCCGAAGTGGCTCGACGGGCCGGACACAGCCTCACAGTGCTCTACCGCATCTACGCCAAGCCGTTGCGAGGCCACCAACACCATGCCAACCAGCTCATTGCAGCCGCTCTGCGCGACATCCAAGAGTGA
- a CDS encoding ATP-binding protein → MTSTVELLRGMLGENAYRALETLAATTVPLSGRKVATALGVSPTTATAALDKLREAGLAASSQVGRSQQWHLNTDSDTLRTWLEQTRASAADTATPTGMSPYATGGGGVTFERKVAVQYLAHLLLGDGADELGDSRSVVSVAFQKAPEHAVDDLVLHAARADEPEPSLVLAVAVRRAPDLVQSNELSRKLIRTFVQEVVDAPSDGPEHRAALVVAGRQEHAEQLAVLAAEATVQKDAPNFFGLLRTHRKFHVDVRARLTHIEKLVELALAALGATDPSPQLVEQRTWQLLSRLTVLMPRLETPDELDWAPVTNSLIRVARGTDLYGATRLRERLVALADDYSPKAATVDLSLLRRDAHQVLDSAVRRHRRGWRMLGHLHERALTWVRDEITTEDRSRTVHLDRSDAAHQLLQLVESQATAVVVHGESGVGKSALVVRTLTDAAQDPDRLQVACINLRHLPVTTVEAESVLGTSLAALLKELSAPRRILVIDGADALAEGRLETLLYLIDAAIQAEVKIVAITANDAQQIVHDTISDRCAGEVAGFEVPLLTDAQVTEAVAVFEELSALAADPRSRELLRRPVVVDLLVRGGVKATPLSDADAMQQAWSGLVLRPGRPERGTPDARNVALLRLAALELGKGDALDVVGAIDPTALAGLRQDGLLRTETDAPFAIGPQFAHDEVRRYAIARLFLSAPHPTAVLVDAGVPRWALGAARLACQARLAAPDSQRAPARGRFARLQQAFDDLVAAGHGERWGDVPGEALLTLGAPDPVLREAWPVLRAEPDAGLRRLIRLVDQRLHDEAGLVRIVAVEPLIALLLDEEEPWREGKHVQGILRDWLHAVILANIPAGYPLRIRLHDRLLAACGAADRQLKDEQAARPPRKAQGEDDFARQPLLRLTGNGRRRARRRARAEIPREISDKLMVELLALLGPDLGEDGEAVLRRVARDAPAWAGPAVEEVLTGRALATYRRGFLAELTEAYYLNDDEDGSGFHEDGIRHHTAHGVGVAPLAAWYRGPFMALFQTDFRTGVAVLNRLLNHAALARARTLAGLGQYGAPSTDHDVSAYRTQLDVAGARRTYVGDPHVWLWYRGTGVGPYPCMSALQALERVCDRMVEADISVAAMVAVLLEDCENLAMVGFVVGLLIRHLEHDDRLLDRYFAEPMVWKLEFTRTVHESSGLRAAADDLTAPERRSWSLRETAMATVLRADDQRAQELRLVGQELVATARRLAMGDLGETSEERVQELLHPVRAWASALDRDTYQAQHVEGGLQIQVNPPDDVVEALQAKNTDLARVHEALRLSVRYYVHPRTGKAEDLSADDLAGDLAAARELIDSSSSDSDDRWEAPAAVAAAALTAHLVNGVDLPTDDLRFAAQTLLRIGEGAVSPHPFDSEEAYYEQGADRTAARALPLLLLPAAATLRAHVDGSDGSTAYRQAAAAASKLARGLANEVRVHLARGLDPVWQATCTAGDSTCHHATALQLAVETMRDCVLGTWDPQTGRRAIVTLDDPVSDALAEAAADSILVDRLDGAIRALGPAAAASICISAQAGELLTVLLATHRRALLASERDMDHRGTHALIAARAVLTVAGTGQDAPVFQHIDAYADHPTLLGSFLSALSSAAEESADRAATARSMWPTVIAHVIALEASGHTPFIGRNEYNSALAALLPNPAAEIAYLYREVHDQPIVWWEPLAWQDTVAQWLPHAQGHATCVDQLVGFLKPLPADDQARVGLQWVADLVLAHPSQVANRTFLLTSWLIELRQAVADAGMTTDWQRVVDALVVAGVSRLAPYSE, encoded by the coding sequence ATGAGCCCGTACGCGACCGGCGGCGGTGGCGTCACTTTCGAGCGCAAGGTCGCTGTGCAGTACCTTGCCCATCTGCTTCTTGGCGACGGCGCCGATGAGTTGGGCGACAGCCGGTCAGTTGTCAGTGTGGCCTTCCAGAAAGCACCAGAGCACGCGGTCGACGACCTTGTCCTCCATGCCGCCCGCGCCGATGAGCCGGAGCCGTCCCTGGTGCTCGCCGTCGCTGTGCGCCGCGCACCCGACCTCGTGCAGAGCAACGAGTTGAGCAGAAAGCTCATCCGCACCTTTGTTCAGGAAGTCGTCGACGCGCCCAGCGACGGGCCTGAACACCGAGCGGCACTGGTCGTCGCAGGCCGGCAGGAGCACGCGGAGCAACTGGCAGTACTTGCAGCCGAGGCCACCGTGCAAAAGGACGCGCCCAACTTCTTCGGCCTCCTGCGCACGCACCGGAAATTCCACGTTGACGTCCGGGCACGCCTTACCCACATCGAAAAGCTCGTCGAACTCGCTCTGGCTGCACTCGGGGCCACCGATCCCAGCCCGCAGCTTGTTGAGCAGCGCACCTGGCAGCTGCTGTCACGGCTGACCGTGCTCATGCCCAGACTCGAGACCCCGGACGAACTGGACTGGGCCCCCGTAACGAACTCACTCATCCGCGTTGCCCGCGGCACCGACCTCTACGGGGCCACGCGACTGCGGGAGCGGCTCGTCGCTCTGGCCGACGACTACTCGCCCAAGGCCGCCACCGTCGACCTGAGTCTTCTGCGGCGCGACGCCCACCAGGTCCTCGACTCGGCCGTGCGCCGTCACCGGCGAGGATGGCGGATGCTCGGCCACCTCCACGAACGCGCGCTCACGTGGGTGCGCGACGAGATCACCACCGAGGACCGCAGCCGCACGGTGCACCTTGACCGTAGCGATGCGGCACACCAGCTGCTTCAGCTGGTGGAGTCCCAGGCGACTGCGGTCGTCGTGCACGGCGAATCCGGCGTGGGCAAGAGCGCCCTGGTCGTCCGTACGCTCACCGACGCTGCACAAGACCCCGACCGCCTGCAGGTGGCGTGTATCAACCTGCGGCATCTCCCCGTCACCACCGTGGAAGCGGAGTCTGTACTTGGTACCTCGCTGGCAGCGCTCCTCAAGGAGCTGAGCGCCCCTCGGCGGATCCTTGTCATCGACGGGGCGGACGCGCTCGCTGAGGGCAGGCTGGAAACCCTCCTCTACCTCATCGACGCCGCCATCCAGGCCGAGGTCAAAATCGTCGCCATCACCGCGAACGACGCCCAGCAAATCGTCCACGACACCATCAGTGACCGCTGTGCCGGGGAGGTAGCCGGCTTCGAGGTCCCGTTGCTGACCGATGCCCAGGTGACCGAAGCTGTCGCGGTCTTCGAAGAGTTGTCGGCCCTCGCGGCCGACCCGCGGTCACGGGAGCTGCTGCGACGGCCCGTCGTGGTGGACCTGCTGGTACGAGGGGGCGTGAAGGCCACGCCCCTCAGCGACGCCGACGCCATGCAGCAGGCGTGGTCGGGACTGGTACTCCGCCCAGGACGCCCTGAACGCGGGACCCCGGACGCCCGGAACGTCGCGCTTCTGCGTCTGGCCGCTCTGGAACTCGGCAAGGGAGATGCCCTGGATGTCGTGGGAGCGATCGATCCCACGGCTCTTGCCGGACTGCGCCAGGACGGTCTGCTGCGCACAGAGACCGACGCCCCGTTCGCTATCGGCCCGCAGTTCGCACACGACGAGGTGCGCCGGTATGCGATCGCCCGGCTCTTCTTGTCGGCTCCCCACCCCACGGCGGTATTGGTCGACGCCGGCGTGCCGCGCTGGGCGCTGGGTGCCGCACGGCTTGCGTGCCAGGCACGCCTTGCCGCCCCCGACAGCCAGAGGGCGCCTGCGCGCGGCAGGTTCGCCCGCTTGCAGCAGGCCTTTGACGATCTGGTCGCGGCAGGTCACGGGGAGCGCTGGGGAGACGTGCCCGGTGAAGCGCTCCTGACGCTCGGAGCGCCCGACCCGGTGCTGCGCGAGGCATGGCCTGTGCTGCGTGCTGAACCGGACGCCGGCCTGCGGCGACTGATTCGTCTGGTGGACCAGCGGTTGCACGACGAAGCGGGGCTGGTGCGGATCGTGGCAGTCGAACCGCTCATCGCCCTGCTGCTCGACGAGGAGGAGCCCTGGCGGGAAGGTAAGCACGTTCAAGGCATCCTGCGCGACTGGCTCCACGCGGTCATCCTCGCGAATATCCCCGCCGGTTATCCGCTGCGGATCAGGCTGCACGACCGTCTACTCGCTGCCTGCGGCGCAGCCGATCGCCAGCTGAAGGACGAGCAGGCGGCACGGCCGCCGCGCAAAGCCCAAGGCGAAGACGACTTCGCGCGGCAGCCGCTGCTGCGCTTGACAGGAAACGGGCGCCGGCGTGCCCGCCGTCGTGCGCGCGCCGAGATCCCCCGCGAGATCTCCGACAAACTCATGGTTGAGCTGCTGGCCTTGCTCGGACCGGATCTCGGTGAGGACGGCGAGGCGGTCCTGCGCCGGGTAGCGAGGGACGCACCGGCATGGGCCGGCCCCGCCGTCGAAGAGGTGCTGACCGGCCGGGCACTGGCAACCTACCGGCGTGGTTTCCTGGCCGAGCTGACCGAGGCCTACTACCTCAACGACGACGAAGACGGGTCAGGGTTCCACGAGGACGGCATCCGCCATCACACCGCTCACGGGGTCGGAGTGGCCCCTCTTGCGGCCTGGTACCGCGGCCCGTTCATGGCGCTGTTCCAGACGGACTTCCGCACCGGCGTCGCGGTGCTGAACCGCTTGCTCAACCACGCCGCGCTGGCGCGCGCCCGCACCCTGGCAGGCCTCGGCCAGTACGGCGCCCCGTCCACGGATCACGACGTCAGCGCCTACCGGACACAACTCGACGTCGCAGGGGCTCGCCGTACCTACGTCGGAGACCCGCACGTGTGGCTCTGGTACCGCGGAACCGGTGTCGGCCCCTATCCCTGCATGAGCGCACTCCAAGCGCTGGAGCGGGTGTGCGACCGCATGGTCGAGGCTGACATTTCCGTGGCCGCCATGGTTGCCGTCCTGCTCGAGGACTGCGAGAACCTTGCGATGGTCGGCTTCGTCGTCGGCCTGCTCATCCGCCATCTCGAACACGACGACCGTCTGCTGGACCGCTATTTTGCCGAACCGATGGTGTGGAAGCTGGAGTTCACACGCACGGTCCACGAATCGAGCGGGCTGAGGGCGGCCGCCGACGATCTGACCGCTCCTGAGCGCCGGAGCTGGTCGCTGCGGGAAACGGCCATGGCGACGGTGCTGCGTGCTGACGACCAGCGCGCGCAGGAGCTGCGGCTGGTTGGGCAGGAGCTTGTCGCAACGGCCCGGCGGCTGGCCATGGGGGACCTCGGCGAGACCAGTGAGGAAAGGGTCCAGGAACTGCTTCACCCTGTACGCGCCTGGGCCAGTGCCCTGGACCGCGACACTTACCAGGCGCAGCACGTGGAAGGGGGCCTGCAGATCCAGGTCAACCCCCCTGACGACGTCGTCGAAGCCCTGCAGGCCAAGAACACGGACCTGGCACGCGTCCACGAAGCCTTGCGGCTCAGCGTCCGCTACTACGTCCATCCCAGAACCGGCAAGGCCGAAGATCTCAGTGCTGACGACCTGGCCGGCGATCTGGCAGCAGCCCGGGAACTCATCGACAGCTCGTCCTCCGACTCCGACGACCGGTGGGAAGCGCCCGCCGCGGTCGCCGCGGCGGCACTCACAGCACACCTCGTGAACGGTGTTGACCTGCCCACCGACGACCTGCGCTTCGCCGCCCAGACACTTCTTCGGATCGGGGAGGGAGCGGTCTCACCGCACCCCTTCGACTCTGAGGAGGCCTATTACGAGCAGGGGGCCGACCGCACCGCCGCACGAGCACTCCCGCTGCTCCTTCTGCCTGCCGCCGCCACGCTGCGAGCCCATGTCGACGGCAGCGACGGCTCCACCGCATACCGTCAGGCCGCCGCCGCAGCGAGCAAGCTGGCGCGGGGCCTAGCCAACGAGGTACGCGTGCACCTGGCCCGCGGCCTCGACCCTGTCTGGCAGGCAACCTGCACAGCCGGCGACAGCACCTGCCATCACGCAACAGCCCTCCAACTGGCGGTCGAAACCATGCGCGACTGCGTCCTCGGCACCTGGGACCCGCAGACCGGCCGGCGCGCCATCGTCACCCTCGACGATCCGGTCTCCGACGCACTCGCTGAGGCCGCTGCTGACTCCATCTTGGTGGACCGCCTCGATGGGGCGATCAGGGCCCTCGGCCCAGCCGCGGCGGCATCAATCTGCATCTCCGCCCAGGCTGGCGAACTCCTCACCGTGCTTCTTGCAACGCACCGACGCGCCCTGCTGGCCTCGGAGCGCGACATGGACCATCGCGGCACCCATGCCCTGATCGCGGCGCGGGCGGTGCTCACCGTGGCAGGCACAGGCCAGGACGCACCCGTCTTCCAGCACATCGACGCCTACGCTGACCACCCGACACTCCTCGGCAGCTTCCTGAGTGCACTGTCCTCAGCTGCCGAGGAGTCTGCGGACAGGGCAGCCACCGCACGGAGTATGTGGCCCACCGTGATCGCCCATGTGATCGCCCTGGAAGCCTCCGGGCACACACCCTTCATCGGCAGGAACGAGTACAACTCCGCCCTCGCCGCGCTCCTGCCCAACCCCGCCGCCGAAATCGCCTACCTGTACCGGGAAGTCCACGACCAGCCCATCGTCTGGTGGGAGCCGCTCGCCTGGCAGGACACCGTCGCCCAATGGCTGCCCCACGCCCAGGGTCACGCCACGTGCGTGGACCAGCTCGTCGGCTTCCTCAAGCCCCTGCCAGCGGACGACCAGGCACGCGTCGGCCTTCAGTGGGTGGCGGACCTTGTCCTCGCCCACCCCAGCCAGGTTGCGAACCGGACATTCCTGCTCACGTCATGGCTGATCGAACTTCGCCAGGCTGTCGCCGACGCAGGCATGACCACCGACTGGCAGCGGGTAGTTGACGCACTCGTCGTTGCTGGAGTGTCCCGACTCGCGCCGTACTCCGAGTGA
- a CDS encoding transposase: protein MPAPRKYPLELRERAVRMYRAAEPKPVIRRMAEDLGVHHEALRNWIRQAEADAGEREDVLTTAEREELAALRRENAQLKRANEVLRTASAFFAAQLDPTRPR from the coding sequence ATGCCTGCCCCGAGGAAGTACCCGCTGGAGTTGCGTGAGCGTGCGGTGCGGATGTACCGGGCGGCCGAGCCGAAGCCGGTGATCCGCCGCATGGCCGAGGATCTCGGTGTCCACCACGAGGCCCTGCGCAACTGGATCCGCCAGGCCGAGGCCGACGCCGGCGAACGGGAGGACGTGTTGACCACTGCCGAGCGCGAGGAGTTGGCCGCCCTGCGCAGGGAGAATGCCCAGCTCAAGCGGGCGAACGAGGTCCTGCGGACAGCCTCGGCTTTTTTCGCGGCCCAGCTCGACCCGACCCGGCCCAGGTGA